AAACAATCTTCTCCATCCACCAGTGAAGTAACACCCCAAAAAGATAATCGGCAACCTATTTCCGATTTAACTGAAGATTTTATAAAAGATATAAAAGAGCAAATTCATTCTCCGGCGGATTTAGTAATTCGATACGTTACGGATTCGATAACTATTTTATATATCGATAACTTAATAAAAGAAGAAGTATTGAATGGGAAAATACTACCTATTTTGTTGAATGTGCAAGATGAAACACCTAGTATTATCCACAGTCAATTACCACTTCCACAAGTAAACGTAGAAGCTCAAATGAATGAATGTATCGAAACCATGTTAACAGGTGCTGTTCTAATCCATATAGCGGGATATAAACAGGTTACTATGGTCATCATTCCAGCAAGAGAATCCCGCGGTTTGTCTGCACCCGAAAACGAATCGCAAGTTATCGGATCGCAAGTAGGCTTTAATGAAAGTCTCTCCACAAATATCTCGCTTGTTCGACGATTTATTTTGAGCCCAAATCTTAGTAATGAAAAATTGAAGGTTGGTAAACAAACTAATACATCGCTCTCTATACTCTATGTAGATGGTGTTGCAACGGAACAAAATGTTAATACAGTTCGGCAAAGAATACAAGGTCTTGAAATTGAAGATTTAATCGACAGTGCGGAACTCGCAGAATTAATCGATGACAGCTCCCTGTCTATATTTCCTCAAATGTTGTTAACGGAGCGCCCCGATCGGTTTTGCGATGGTTTATTGGCTGGAAAAATAGGCATTCTTGTTGATGGCAGTTCGATGGGGATACTTTGTCCTTCCTCATTTATTGAGTTTTTTCAAAGTAGAGAAGATAAAAACTTGCGGTGGCCGATTGCAACCTTTGTGAGATGGTTAAGATTTGTAGCTATTTTTATCTCTATTTTTTTCACCCCATTGTATGTAGCATCGTTAACTTTTCATTATGAAGTGATTCCACAGCCGCTTCTAGTGCCGCTTAGTGAAT
This window of the Solibacillus isronensis genome carries:
- a CDS encoding spore germination protein, which produces MFFGKKYKKALLKKQTGELTLPSQNNMDEKQSSPSTSEVTPQKDNRQPISDLTEDFIKDIKEQIHSPADLVIRYVTDSITILYIDNLIKEEVLNGKILPILLNVQDETPSIIHSQLPLPQVNVEAQMNECIETMLTGAVLIHIAGYKQVTMVIIPARESRGLSAPENESQVIGSQVGFNESLSTNISLVRRFILSPNLSNEKLKVGKQTNTSLSILYVDGVATEQNVNTVRQRIQGLEIEDLIDSAELAELIDDSSLSIFPQMLLTERPDRFCDGLLAGKIGILVDGSSMGILCPSSFIEFFQSREDKNLRWPIATFVRWLRFVAIFISIFFTPLYVASLTFHYEVIPQPLLVPLSESRARVPFPPILEALFLELIMELLREAGARLPTKIGQTIGIVGGIVLGTAAVEAGITSNILIIIVALCALSSFITPSYMMGNVIRLLRFPIIILAGFWGYYGIMLALCILLIHLLRQTSLGAPYMAPFFPPRLKDLGDSLIRLPYPFIIRKSPNARVEDPDYSVMRENIKGDKKKVKE